GCGGGCGGCTGGCTGATGGGCTGTCTGTACGACCGCTCTCCGGCGGGCATGGCGATCTTCTCCATGTCGGCCGAACTGGGCGCGGCCGCGCTTTTTGGCGTACGGCGCGGCCGGAGCGGGGCGGCGAAGGAAAAACCGCCGCGTAAACGCGCCGGAACCGGCAGGCAATCCCCGGAGAGCGCGGACGCCGTGCTATAATGTGCTTGAACTCAGCCGGCGGATTCGCGCGGCTGCGAAGAAACGATATTCGAAAAAGCTGGAGGAAAAAACATGAAGCGCACGTTGTTGTCGTTTTTGGGATTGTCGGCGCTCTGCGCTATGCTGGCCGCGACGGCGAACGCGGCTTCACGGGATTTGCCCCCGTTTTCGGAGTACAAGCCGGCGGGGGAAAATGCGCCGGCCGCGAACCGCGCCGAACCGCTCGTGCGCGCGCAGTGGGCGAAAGACGTCCCGGCCGGGATCTCCGTCTGCGGCGAGTTTGTCGCCGGCAGTTCGGAACCGCAGGCCAAGATCCTCTTTTCGGCCGATCGCGCCGTAAAAGACTTCAAGGTGCTGGCGTTGGCGTTTGAGAGCGTGGACGAAAACGGAAAAGTCTCGTTCGCGGTCAAGGAATTGTATCGGCTCGACCAGCTCGCGCCGGAACATCCTCTGGCGGTCGTGACGACGTTTTTCGGCGACCTGCCCAACAACGGCTTCTCTTACGTCGGCGAGGACGGCGCGACGCGGAACTTCGCCGTCAACGTGAGCGGCGAGGACGGTTCGCTGGTGCTGACGGAGTTCTGATATTTCCGGGAGCCCGCCGCGCGAGAAAGACGTGCCGACCGCCATGTTCCACGTGGAACACGGCCTATGAAAAATCCCTGAGGCTTCAGTTGATATGCTCCCTCTATGAGAGACAGTGAAAAGAGAAAAACACTGTAATCATAGGGGGAGCATTGTTATGGCACACAAGCAAAGAATATCCGTAAGAGGAACGGTCGAGATCATTCGAGAGTGTCTCGGCAGCGAGCAAGGCATAGGCGAAGGTACAAGAGAAATCGGAGTAGGTAATAAACCTCTGTGCAGTTGGATCAGAAGCTCTATAAAAAGGGAGCAGAAGGGCACATTCAGCTTTATGCACGTTATACCGTGCCCAAAGGGGCGTTTCACAGTCAATAGAGCTGATGAAAAACTTGCGGCCATGTGATTATGATGTTATAATCATATGCAATTCACGGAGATCCATGGTCAAATTCAGAGTTTTTGTAGTGCGATATGGAGGCTGTCAGATGCTGTTGATGAAAGAGATGAACTTTGTCGATTACCGTGCCGAGGTTGCCAAAACTCGCGCGATAATTCTTCCGGTTGGCGCGTTCGAGGTCTGGGGGCCTCATCTCCCCGTCGGTGCCGATACGCTGGTGGCCGAAGAGATCGCCAATCGTATTTCCGAAAAGATTGGCTGGGTCGTCGGCCCTTCGGTTCCCGTCGGCTATTCGGAAAGTCTTTTTGCGCCTGAAGGCGGTACTATTACGGTTCGTCCCGAATCGCTGCGCAATTATCTTTATGACATTGTCGAGAGCCTTGTGGAAACGGGAGTGAACCGTTTCTGCTTTGTTGCCCCGCATCTGGGCAACGTGTCCGTTATTACCGAGATCGCCACGCACCTGCGCCGTACCAGGAACGTGAAGTGCTGTCTGATCGACTGGTGGCGGATCATCCAGCCCATTTGCAGGGGCATTCTCAAGTATGACGGCCGTCCCGCCCATGCTCATGCCGCTGAGGCCGGCACCTCCACGTTTATGTATCTGCGCCCCGACCTGGTCAAGACCGAGCGCTTGAAGGACGTGGGGCTTGCCGCCAACGAATATCCCGATATTCCTCAGTTTGTTCCCTTTGTGGAAACGTATCCCGAGGCCCACGTAGGGGATCCCACGCCGGCCAGCGCGGAGAAAGGCGAACAGATCGTCGGCAAAACAGTGGAACGTGTGGTCGAGTTCCTCAAGCAATGGCGTTAAAGCAGCACAAAGGAGATTGCGAAACAGATGAGAAAATACCTGATGGCCGTGATTCAAATGGATACGCGCGACAATAAAGACGCCAATCTGAAGGCTGCCTGTGACTTTATCGACGAGGCGGCGTCCAAAGGCGCGAAGTTTGTCTCTTTCCCGGAAGTTTTCAATGTGATCGACGAGGGGCAGGAGGCGCCTGAACTTGTTCCCGAAGGGCGGACGATTTCCCTGATGGCCGAAAAAGCCCGCCGGCATAATCTCTGGATCCATTGCGGCAGCATCGCCGAAGTGAACCCGGAGGGCGACCGCAAGTTCAACACGACCGCCGTGTTGAATCCCCGGGGAGAAATGGTTGCCAAATACCGTAAGCTTCACACGTTCGACATCACGCTCCCCGATGGCAGCGTGGCTGAGGAATCGGCCCGCATCAAGCCCGGCCGGGAGATGGTGACGGTGGGCACGGAAATGGGCTGTCTCGGGCTGTCGATCTGCTACGATATCCGTTTTCCCGAGCTGTACCGTTATCTGGCCCTGCATGGCGCTCAGATCCTGTTCGCGCCGGCCAACTTCCGCATGGCGACGGGAAAGGATCACTGGGAAGCGCTCCTGCGCGCCCGCGCTATCGAGAACACCTGTTACGTGGTGGCGGCCGGGCAGTACGGCAAAAAACACGGAACGTCCGATTCCTTCGGCGGCAGCATGATCATCGACCCGTGGGGAACGGTTGTCGCCCGCGCCTCCGAAGGCGCCGGCTTCGCCGTCGGCGAGATCGACCTCGAGTATCTCGACAAGGTGCGCGCGCATCTGCCGTCGTTGAAAAATCGCCGTGCCGACGTGTATGACACGGTCAGGAAGTAGGCGCCTGCCATGGAATGGACGCCCGAACTGGTAAAGCGTTTTATGGGCACCGATCCGGCGACTTACGGACATTTTCCCGGCGTCAGCTTCATGATGCCGCGCATCAAACCGGTCAGCCGTTCGATGAAAATGGTCGGCCCCGCTTACACGGCGCGCATCCTCGGCAAGGATTCCTGCGCCATGTATAAGGCCATTCAGGAGGCTCCCGGAGGCTCTGTGCTGGTCGTCGATCGCGCCGGCGACGAAGTTTTTGCCTGTGTCGGGGAAATGGTGGCGCGCAACGCCCGGGCTCTCGGTCTGGCAGGGATCGTCATCGACGGTCCGGCGACCGATTCGGTCTGGATCGACCGTATGGGGTTCCCCGTGTTCTGCGCCGGCATCTCGGCAGCGACGACCAACGTCTGGGGGCTCTCGGGGCAGTACGACATTCCCGTCAATTGCGGCGGCGCCGTCGTGCATCCCGGCGATATCGTTTTTGGCGACGCCGACGGCGTGATCGTGATGCCGCCCGATAACTGCGAAGCGTACTTGGCCAAAGCCGAAGCGGCGGCGCTGCGAGAAGCGAAGATGCGCGAGGACTTTGCTGATGGAAAATTTCCGCTGCGCAGCGTCGATCCTCTTATCGAGGCGAACATGGAACAGATTGTCGCCGATATTCGTTCCGGCACGAAGAAGCTGTAGCCTTTGCGCCTCTGCGGCGGGGAGCGGCCCTGCGGCCGCGGATTGAATCTCATCATATTTGTTCGGCAGGAGGAAAAATCATGAAAAAACTTTTCGCAATGGTTCTGTGCGTCGCGTCCCTGTCGGGACTGTGCGCTGCGTCTGCCCCCGCGGCTTTCAAGGACACGATCACGATGGTGAATGAGTTGGAGCCGGACACGCTGGACCCGCGGCGCGGCAACGGCATTTCCAACAACATCGTCATGACGCTGATCTACGACTCGCTGGTGGATCTTGACCGCGAGGGCAAAGAGATTCCCCGTCTGGCGACGAGCTGGGAGTTCATCGACGGCACGCACCTGAGGATGCATCTGCGCCGCGACGTGGTGTTTTCCAACGGATACCCGCTGACTGCCGAGGACGTCCTCTTCAGCCTGGGGCGCACCAAGGACGATTCCACTTCTTATTCGACGATGATCTGGTACGACGAGAAAAACTCCAAAGCCGAAGATCCCTACACAGTGGTCCTGGCCATGCATCAGCCTTACGCTCCCGTGTTCAACGTGCTGGCCAGCGGACGCTGCTGGATCGGCTGCAAGAAAGCCATGGAGGAGATGGGCGAAAAGGATTATGCCCGAGCGCCCGTCGGTTCCGGCGCTTATAAGTTGGTCAAGTGGACCAACGGCGCCAGCATGCTGTTTGAGCGGAACGAAAAATATTGGGGTACGCCGGCGAAGACCAAAAATGTCCTGCTCAAATTCGTCCCCGAGCCCGCTTCCCGCGTGATCGAGCTGGAGACCGGCGCCGCCGACTTCGCGTTCTACATCAACGGATCCGACATCGACCGCGTCAACGCGATCGACGGCTGCCACGTCGAATCGGGACGTTCCGAAAAATATTATCTGATCACGATGGCCATGAACCACCCGATTCTGTCGAATCAGAAAGTCCGTCACGCCCTGTCGTATGCCGTTGACATTCCCGCTTTGGCCGACGCGGCCTTCGACGGTCACGCTCACGCCATGACGGGCGTATATCCCTCCATCGTCGAGGGCTGGAAGGATATGGGCGGCTGGGAATACAACCCGGAGAAAGCCAAGCAGCTTCTGGCCGAGGCCGGCTATCCCAACGGCTTCGACGTCGAGCTGCACCTTCTGCCCGAGGCGCTGTATCAGCGGATGGGCGAGATCGTTCAGGCGTACTGGGCAGCCGTCGGCGTGAACGCTCGCATCGAACAGAGCGCCCTGGCGACCCGCGAGGCGCAGGGGCCTTGGGAGGCCTCGATCCGCACGGCGACGGCCAACGAGATCTCCAATATCCTCATCATTTACGAGAAAGAGTTCGGTTCGCGCCTGGCTCCCAACGACATGAAACTCGACGGCATGCTCAAAAAGTTGAAGACGTTGTACGATCGGGAGGAACGGAAGGTCCTGCTCGGCGAGATCCAGGATTATCTCTATGAGAAACGCTATTCCATTCCCTTTGCCGAAGCCGACACGATCTTTGGCGTCAGCGACAAGATCAAAAACTTCGTCATGCCTACGACGATCTTCCGCGTCAACGTCAAGGACTGGGAAGTCGAAGAATAGCATTCGCGTCTCGTCTTCACGCGCCATGATTGGGCAGCCGGACTCTTCCGAAGGATCCGGCTGCTTTTTAGAATGAGTGTTTCACGAGGAAGGGGAAATCCGGCGTATGCTCAAATTCATCGGCAAACGCGTCCTGATGATGGTTCCGGTCATGCTGGGCGTCGTGCTGCTGGTCTTCAGCATGATGTACTTTTCTCCCGGAAAGCCTGAGGATTACATCCTCGGTGACATGGCGACCGTAGAGGACAAGGCAAAATTCCGGGCTGAAAACGGCTTGAACGATCCATTCATCATCCAGTATTTCAACTATATCAGGAAAGCCCTGACGGGGGATCTGGGCATTTCCTACACGACGAAGCAGCCTGTGGTCACCGAGATCATGAGCCGCTTCCCGACCACGTTTCAGCTGGCTTTTTTCAGCACGTTGATCGCGGTGGCTCTGGGGATTGTCACCGGCATTGTTTCGGCGGTCAAACAGTATACTGTGTGGGACAATATCTGCCGCGTGCTGGCCATGATCGGCGTGTCCATGCCGAATTTCTGGCAGGGCCTGCTGCTGATCATTCTCTTTTCGGTTGTTCTGAAGTGGTTTCCGTCGTCGGGATTCAGCAGCTGGAAACATGTGGTGCTTCCGGCGCTGACCATCGGTACTTCCTCGGCGGCGGCCGTGATGCGCATGACCCGTTCCAGCATGCTGGAGGCCATCCGTCAGGATTATGTGCGCACGGCTCGTTCCAAAGGACAGTCTGAAGTGAAAGTCGTCTGGCATCACGCCTTCCGCAACGCGATCATTCCCGTCATGACGGTGGTGGGCGTCAACTTCGGCAAGATGTTGGGCGGCGCGGCGATCAGCGAGGTCGTTTTCGCCATCCCCGGCCTGGGGAACCTGATCATCGGCGCCATCAAGGTGAAGAACGCGCCGCTGGTCCAGGGAGGCATCATGTTCATCGCTCTGGCCATGTCGGTCGTCAATCTGATCGTCGACGTGCTTTACGCTTACGTGGATCCGCGCATCCGTTCGCAATATCTGAAGCCGCGGCGGTCGCGTCTCGGCAGGAAATCGGCAAAGGGGGGAGCGTAGATGTCAGGGATCGAGAACAAAACAGCGGCGTTCGAAGATCTCGCCGGACTCGAAGAAATCTCCATCAGCAGCCGCGGACAGCTGAAAGACATTTGCAGACGCTTCCTGAAGAATCGAGCCGCCGTGCTCGGCCTGGTCATCATCGTCATCCTCGTCGTCTGCGCTCTGTTTCCCGGTCAGATCAGCGGATTCGATTATGCTCGCCCCAACCTTCGCATGCGTTATCTGCCGTTGTCGGCGGAGCACTGGATGGGGACCGACGAGCTGGGGCGCGATATCTTTACCCGCGTGATCTGGGGCTGCCGCACGTCTCTGACGATCGGACTGAGCTCGGTCGTGATCGCCTGCGTCATTGGCACGGCGGTGGGCTGTGTGGCTGGATTTTACGGCGGTTGGCTTGACAACGTGCTGATGCGCTGCATCGACGTGCTGCTGGCGGTTCCCAACTTGTTGCTGGGCATCTCCATCGTGGCCGCGCTGGGGAACAGCATTCCCAACCTGATCCTGGCCATCGGTCTGGGGCTGATGTCGAGTTTTGCGCGCGTCACCCGCTCGGCCGTGATCACGGTACGCGGCGAGCAGTATATCGAAGCGGCCCGTTCCACGGGGGCCTCAAATCTGCGCATCAT
This sequence is a window from Pyramidobacter sp. YE332. Protein-coding genes within it:
- a CDS encoding creatininase family protein, translated to MLLMKEMNFVDYRAEVAKTRAIILPVGAFEVWGPHLPVGADTLVAEEIANRISEKIGWVVGPSVPVGYSESLFAPEGGTITVRPESLRNYLYDIVESLVETGVNRFCFVAPHLGNVSVITEIATHLRRTRNVKCCLIDWWRIIQPICRGILKYDGRPAHAHAAEAGTSTFMYLRPDLVKTERLKDVGLAANEYPDIPQFVPFVETYPEAHVGDPTPASAEKGEQIVGKTVERVVEFLKQWR
- a CDS encoding carbon-nitrogen hydrolase family protein, with the translated sequence MRKYLMAVIQMDTRDNKDANLKAACDFIDEAASKGAKFVSFPEVFNVIDEGQEAPELVPEGRTISLMAEKARRHNLWIHCGSIAEVNPEGDRKFNTTAVLNPRGEMVAKYRKLHTFDITLPDGSVAEESARIKPGREMVTVGTEMGCLGLSICYDIRFPELYRYLALHGAQILFAPANFRMATGKDHWEALLRARAIENTCYVVAAGQYGKKHGTSDSFGGSMIIDPWGTVVARASEGAGFAVGEIDLEYLDKVRAHLPSLKNRRADVYDTVRK
- a CDS encoding RraA family protein, with product MEWTPELVKRFMGTDPATYGHFPGVSFMMPRIKPVSRSMKMVGPAYTARILGKDSCAMYKAIQEAPGGSVLVVDRAGDEVFACVGEMVARNARALGLAGIVIDGPATDSVWIDRMGFPVFCAGISAATTNVWGLSGQYDIPVNCGGAVVHPGDIVFGDADGVIVMPPDNCEAYLAKAEAAALREAKMREDFADGKFPLRSVDPLIEANMEQIVADIRSGTKKL
- a CDS encoding ABC transporter substrate-binding protein, with protein sequence MKKLFAMVLCVASLSGLCAASAPAAFKDTITMVNELEPDTLDPRRGNGISNNIVMTLIYDSLVDLDREGKEIPRLATSWEFIDGTHLRMHLRRDVVFSNGYPLTAEDVLFSLGRTKDDSTSYSTMIWYDEKNSKAEDPYTVVLAMHQPYAPVFNVLASGRCWIGCKKAMEEMGEKDYARAPVGSGAYKLVKWTNGASMLFERNEKYWGTPAKTKNVLLKFVPEPASRVIELETGAADFAFYINGSDIDRVNAIDGCHVESGRSEKYYLITMAMNHPILSNQKVRHALSYAVDIPALADAAFDGHAHAMTGVYPSIVEGWKDMGGWEYNPEKAKQLLAEAGYPNGFDVELHLLPEALYQRMGEIVQAYWAAVGVNARIEQSALATREAQGPWEASIRTATANEISNILIIYEKEFGSRLAPNDMKLDGMLKKLKTLYDREERKVLLGEIQDYLYEKRYSIPFAEADTIFGVSDKIKNFVMPTTIFRVNVKDWEVEE
- a CDS encoding ABC transporter permease; this translates as MLKFIGKRVLMMVPVMLGVVLLVFSMMYFSPGKPEDYILGDMATVEDKAKFRAENGLNDPFIIQYFNYIRKALTGDLGISYTTKQPVVTEIMSRFPTTFQLAFFSTLIAVALGIVTGIVSAVKQYTVWDNICRVLAMIGVSMPNFWQGLLLIILFSVVLKWFPSSGFSSWKHVVLPALTIGTSSAAAVMRMTRSSMLEAIRQDYVRTARSKGQSEVKVVWHHAFRNAIIPVMTVVGVNFGKMLGGAAISEVVFAIPGLGNLIIGAIKVKNAPLVQGGIMFIALAMSVVNLIVDVLYAYVDPRIRSQYLKPRRSRLGRKSAKGGA
- a CDS encoding ABC transporter permease, with protein sequence MSGIENKTAAFEDLAGLEEISISSRGQLKDICRRFLKNRAAVLGLVIIVILVVCALFPGQISGFDYARPNLRMRYLPLSAEHWMGTDELGRDIFTRVIWGCRTSLTIGLSSVVIACVIGTAVGCVAGFYGGWLDNVLMRCIDVLLAVPNLLLGISIVAALGNSIPNLILAIGLGLMSSFARVTRSAVITVRGEQYIEAARSTGASNLRIIWKYVLPNAMAPIIVQVSMGIATAILTISGLSFIGLGVPAPTPEWGGMLSTGRQFIRDHWNLITFPGVAIMITVFAFNLFGDGLRDALDPRLKS